The following coding sequences are from one Lolium rigidum isolate FL_2022 chromosome 6, APGP_CSIRO_Lrig_0.1, whole genome shotgun sequence window:
- the LOC124667068 gene encoding polyamine oxidase 1-like, which yields MVATKPRIVIVGAGLAGLSAALHLCGAGQDRFDVVVAEAGNRAGGRVLTSEFAGHRVEMGATWVHGVVGSPVHALARDAGALRYDAADLPYERMDGGFPDRVLTVAEGGNVVDADTVATPIEELYRGMMDAARAGEAGGAGGGVEEYLRGGLRAYQAARPGGSKELEEVEEALMSMHINRERTDTSADDLGDLDLAAEGEYRDFPGDHVTIPGGYTRVVEHLVAALPPGALRLGLRLRRIDWSETPVRLHFADGATTLTLAADHVILTVSLGVLKASVGKDVSGPGAIAFDPPLPEFKREAVSRLGFGVMNKLFVEVEAIEPEGGHQEPARAAAPAFPFLHMAFLGHATKVPWWMRRTESICPVKAGSSVALAWFAGREAAHLESLPDEDVISAVHATLDSFLPAPARSCSNGNEADARATSRWRVKRIKRSGWATDPLFLGSYSYVAVGSSGEDLDRMAEPLPREPEADQTPLRVLFAGEATHRTHYSTTHAAYLSGVREANRLLQHYR from the coding sequence ATGGTGGCGACGAAGCCTCGGATTGTCATAGTGGGTGCCGGCCTAGCCGGTCTCTCGGCGGCGCTGCATCTGTGCGGCGCGGGGCAGGACAGATTCGATGTCGTGGTAGCGGAGGCCGGCAACCGCGCCGGCGGCCGGGTCCTCACGTCCGAGTTCGCCGGCCACCGAGTCGAGATGGGCGCTACGTGGGTGCACGGCGTCGTCGGGAGCCCCGTGCACGCCCTGGCACGCGACGCGGGCGCGCTTCGGTATGACGCCGCCGACCTCCCGTACGAGCGCATGGACGGCGGGTTCCCCGACCGCGTGCTGACCGTCGCCGAGGGCGGCAACGTCGTCGACGCGGACACGGTCGCCACGCCGATCGAGGAGCTGTACAGGGGCATGATGGACGCCGCTCGCGCTGGCGAGGCtggcggcgcaggaggcggcgtggAGGAGTACCTTCGGGGCGGGCTGCGAGCGTACCAGGCGGCGCGCCCCGGCGGGagcaaggagctggaggaggtcgaggaggcgcTGATGTCCATGCACATCAACCGGGAGAGGACGGACACCTCCGCCGACGACCTCGGCGACCTCGACCTCGCCGCGGAGGGCGAGTACCGCGACTTCCCCGGCGACcacgtcacgatcccaggtgggTACACCCGCGTGGTCGAGCACCTCGTCGCCGCGCTCCCGCCCGGcgccctccgcctcggcctccggcTCCGCCGTATCGACTGGAGCGAAACCCCGGTGCGCCTCCACTTCGCCGACGGAGCGACGACGCTCACCCTCGCCGCCGATCACGTCATCCTCACGGTCTCGCTGGGCGTCCTCAAGGCCAGCGTCGGCAAGGACGTGTCCGGCCCGGGCGCTATCGCCTTCGACCCGCCGCTGCCAGAGTTCAAGCGGGAGGCCGTCTCGCGCCTCGGCTTCGGTGTCATGAACAAGCTGTTCGTCGAGGTGGAGGCCATTGAACCGGAAGGAGGCCACCAGGAGCCAGccagggcggcggcgccggcttTCCCGTTCCTGCACATGGCCTTCCTCGGGCACGCGACAAAGGTCCCGTGGTGGATGCGCCGCACCGAGTCGATCTGCCCCGTCAAGGCGGGCTCCAGCGTAGCGCTCGCGTGGTTCGCCGGGCGGGAGGCGGCGCACCTCGAGTCCCTCCCCGACGAGGACGTCATCAGCGCGGTTCACGCTACGCTGGACTCGTTCCTCCCGGCGCCAGCGCGGAGCTGCAGCAATGGCAACGAGGCCGACGCGAGGGCAACGTCACGGTGGAGGGTGAAGAGGATCAAGAGGAGCGGGTGGGCCACGGACCCGCTGTTCCTCGGGTCCTACAGCTACGTCGCCGTCGGATCGAGCGGGGAGGACCTCGATAGGATGGCCGAGCCGCTTCCACGCGAGCCGGAGGCCGATCAGACGCCGCTGCGGGTGCTGTTCGCCGGCGAGGCGACGCACCGGACGCACTACTCCACCACGCACGCGGCCTACCTGAGTGGCGTACGGGAGGCAAACCGGCTGCTGCAACACTACCGCTAA